A stretch of the Lactuca sativa cultivar Salinas chromosome 9, Lsat_Salinas_v11, whole genome shotgun sequence genome encodes the following:
- the LOC111895568 gene encoding uncharacterized protein LOC111895568 has protein sequence MSKERPPEPLDFFIWTVEDVGLWLEEINLGGYRQTFKENGVNGEYLEGMSMFTTEQILRFIRRCHMKWGDFITLCKELRRIKVACLKGEQKVRRPWWAPSCLSVVFVRVAKRNRQSRVVSMKLEP, from the exons ATGAGCAAAGAACGGCCACCGGAGCCGCTTGATTTCTTCATTTGGACGGTTGAG GATGTTGGGCTTTGGTTGGAGGAAATAAATCTTGGAGGGTATCGCCAAACTTTTAAAGAAAATGGTGTTAATGGAGAGTATCTTGAAGGCATGTCCATGTTTACAACAGAACAAATTCTTAGGTTTATTCGACGTTGTCACATGAAATGGGGTGACTTTATAACGCTATGCAAAGAACTCAGAAGGATTAAAG TGGCTTGCTTGAAGGGGGAGCAAAAGGTTCGGCGACCATGGTGGGCCCCATCTTGTTTATCTGTAGTCTTTGTGAGGGTGGCAAAGCGTAACAGACAATCACGGGTAGTTTCCATGAAACTAGAACCCTGA